The following coding sequences lie in one Primulina huaijiensis isolate GDHJ02 chromosome 2, ASM1229523v2, whole genome shotgun sequence genomic window:
- the LOC140968584 gene encoding uncharacterized protein, giving the protein MTGSPRETPESSVISSSNSDNYSFLSEGDSNTSSSNSQNPETISISDAKEASQNADGRETSCYLKNEFTACHSVVIDHSTERGQDTKIQGSDSTRTISLENFPSEATSYNDNRRLNVSLGVAHPPSVLPHYAFFHAPPVNCYHPSSLNWPAGSTNGLMSLSHTNHYLFPNTFGYGLNGSAGLMQYGTLQHLPPPLLNPAHIPFFQPVACTGQGCQRKGTYCQSKWAERIATERGEYG; this is encoded by the coding sequence ATGACTGGATCTCCGCGTGAAACACCAGAGTCATCAGTTATCAGTTCTTCCAACTCTGATAACTACTCATTCCTCAGTGAGGGAGACAGTAACACATCCTcttcaaactctcaaaatccAGAAACAATATCCATATCAGATGCAAAGGAGGCATCACAAAACGCCGATGGAAGAGAAACTTCATGCTACTTGAAAAATGAGTTCACTGCTTGCCACAGTGTTGTAATAGACCACAGCACAGAGAGAGGGCAGGACACTAAGATCCAGGGATCTGATTCCACGAGGACCATTTCTTTGGAAAATTTTCCTTCAGAAGCAACCTCGTATAATGACAACAGGAGATTAAATGTCAGTTTAGGAGTTGCTCATCCTCCGAGCGTGCTTCCACATTATGCATTCTTTCATGCCCCACCTGTCAACTGTTACCATCCGAGTTCACTAAATTGGCCAGCTGGTTCTACAAATGGATTGATGTCCTTATCTCACACCAACCATTATTTATTCCCCAACACTTTTGGTTATGGTTTGAATGGCAGTGCAGGGCTAATGCAGTATGGAACCTTACAGCATCTGCCACCCCCATTGCTGAACCCTGCACACATACCATTTTTCCAGCCAGTTGCATGCACAGGTCAAGGGTGTCAGCGCAAAGGCACATACTGCCAATCTAAGTGGGCAGAAAGAATTGCAACAGAACGTGGAGAATATGGCTGA